The following coding sequences are from one Lolium rigidum isolate FL_2022 chromosome 6, APGP_CSIRO_Lrig_0.1, whole genome shotgun sequence window:
- the LOC124662447 gene encoding uncharacterized protein LOC124662447, whose product MENQLGAAAPQVQRRVEATKIRFWEEAAPARKFAVLVTCYVMRSFEFWKRGDQGPQDVLAEEHPAGRIPTMFAITDLAPLRSAVACRDALRGMLAALPQLRSLRLAEHEWDAVVPGDVVSEIVGAALRGDGFTFCLKMKVRCRLIHDELALLMACKQWPASTPPREKECSICVEGLEREFAVELPGCKHAFHRRCISNWFFKAPTCPMCREDVWDSALPEFIEMASTSEPAQGTAAVPDLE is encoded by the coding sequence ATGGAGAACCAGCTGGGAGCAGCCGCGCCCCAAGTCCAGCGCCGGGTCGAGGCGACAAAGATCCGTttctgggaggaggcggcgccggcgcgcaAATTCGCGGTGCTCGTGACGTGCTACGTGATGCGTTCCTTCGAGTTCTGGAAGCGCGGCGACCAGGGGCCGCAGGACGTGCTCGCGGAGGAGCACCCCGCCGGGAGAATCCCGACGATGTTCGCCATCACCGACCTCGCGCCGCTTCGGAGCGCCGTCGCCTGCCGCGACGCCCTCCGCGGGATGCTGGCGGCGCTACCGCAGCTCCGGTCGCTGCGCCTCGCGGAACACGAGTGGGACGCCGTCGTCCCCGGGGACGTCGTTTCGGAGATCGTTGGCGCGGCGCTCCGCGGCGACGGCTTCACATTCTGCCTCAAGATGAAGGTGCGGTGCCGGCTGATACACGACGAGCTGGCTCTCCTGATGGCGTGCAAGcagtggccggcgtcgacgccgcCTAGAGAGAAGGAGTGCTCGATCTGCGTCGAGGGACTGGAGCGAGAGTTCGCCGTGGAGCTTCCGGGCTGCAAGCACGCGTTCCACCGTCGGTGCATTTCCAACTGGTTCTTCAAGGCGCCGACGTGCCCCATGTGCCGGGAGGACGTCTGGGACTCTGCCCTACCGGAGTTCATTGAAATGGCCTCCACCAGCGAGCCGGCTCAAGGCACAGCAGCAGTGCCCGATCTTGAGTAG